A genome region from Eurosta solidaginis isolate ZX-2024a chromosome 2, ASM4086904v1, whole genome shotgun sequence includes the following:
- the MESR3 gene encoding uncharacterized protein MESR3 isoform X3, with amino-acid sequence MQRRRLGSVGDSAPPSESSEGTNSSEHNELMINPDWSTHSHTSSVHTINKHAHNTASTTTNTTTTTNHNNTYFVGSDVDADTLSIDTTSNSNLSEYERGQVESFFGGLGTDIFVCSSLANLYEGTGKETDWRLVFTGIPVILHDRGSARSRTIQRVTLVLAERGSCFALWSDRIDNLSNYRVAGPSFHTMCLSTNHQQLIGFSFDSTDSARELNHHIEKLISDPENIALSVPGKKKQKQKRVKAAPLPPKSQISQPCQFQHVTSVTKDDTDRYYSMQAFAPSVKHR; translated from the coding sequence ATGCAACGTCGACGCTTAGGTTCCGTTGGCGATTCGGCGCCGCCATCAGAATCCTCTGAGGGCACAAACTCTTCCGAACACAACGAACTAATGATAAACCCCGATTGGTCAACACATTCACATACATCATCGGTGCACACCATTAATAAACATGCACATAATACAGCGTCCACAACTACcaatacgacaacaacaacaaatcacaACAACACCTATTTTGTTGGCTCCGATGTAGATGCCGACACTTTGAGTATCGATACAACAAGCAATTCAAATCTATCAGAATATGAGCGTGGTCAGGTGGAGAGTTTCTTCGGTGGCTTGGGCACAGACATTTTTGTCTGTTCATCACTAGCTAATCTCTATGAAGGCACTGGCAAAGAAACCGATTGGCGTCTCGTCTTCACCGGTATACCAGTCATTTTACATGATCGTGGCAGTGCACGATCACGTACCATACAACGTGTAACATTGGTGCTAGCCGAGCGGGGCTCTTGTTTTGCTTTATGGTCAGATCGTATTGATAACTTATCAAATTATCGAGTCGCTGGTCCATCTTTTCATACGATGTGCCTATCAACGAATCATCAACAATTGATAGGTTTCAGTTTCGATTCAACCGATTCGGCACGTGAACTTAATCACCATATTGAGAAATTGATAAGTGATCCAGAGAACATTGCACTCTCGGTGCCGGGTAAAAAGAAACAGAAGCAAAAGCGTGTGAAAGCGGCGCCATTACCACCGAAGTCACAAATTTCTCAACCATGTCAATTTCAACATGTAACGAGCGTCACCAAGGACGATACAGATCGATATTATAGTATGCAAGCTTTTGCGCCGTCGGTCAAGcatcgttga
- the MESR3 gene encoding uncharacterized protein MESR3 isoform X2: MLAHMQRRRLGSVGDSAPPSESSEGTNSSEHNELMINPDWSTHSHTSSVHTINKHAHNTASTTTNTTTTTNHNNTYFVGSDVDADTLSIDTTSNSNLSEYERGQVESFFGGLGTDIFVCSSLANLYEGTGKETDWRLVFTGIPVILHDRGSARSRTIQRVTLVLAERGSCFALWSDRIDNLSNYRVAGPSFHTMCLSTNHQQLIGFSFDSTDSARELNHHIEKLISDPENIALSVPGKKKQKQKRVKAAPLPPKSQISQPCQFQHVTSVTKDDTDRYYSMQAFAPSVKHR; encoded by the coding sequence CTCGCACACATGCAACGTCGACGCTTAGGTTCCGTTGGCGATTCGGCGCCGCCATCAGAATCCTCTGAGGGCACAAACTCTTCCGAACACAACGAACTAATGATAAACCCCGATTGGTCAACACATTCACATACATCATCGGTGCACACCATTAATAAACATGCACATAATACAGCGTCCACAACTACcaatacgacaacaacaacaaatcacaACAACACCTATTTTGTTGGCTCCGATGTAGATGCCGACACTTTGAGTATCGATACAACAAGCAATTCAAATCTATCAGAATATGAGCGTGGTCAGGTGGAGAGTTTCTTCGGTGGCTTGGGCACAGACATTTTTGTCTGTTCATCACTAGCTAATCTCTATGAAGGCACTGGCAAAGAAACCGATTGGCGTCTCGTCTTCACCGGTATACCAGTCATTTTACATGATCGTGGCAGTGCACGATCACGTACCATACAACGTGTAACATTGGTGCTAGCCGAGCGGGGCTCTTGTTTTGCTTTATGGTCAGATCGTATTGATAACTTATCAAATTATCGAGTCGCTGGTCCATCTTTTCATACGATGTGCCTATCAACGAATCATCAACAATTGATAGGTTTCAGTTTCGATTCAACCGATTCGGCACGTGAACTTAATCACCATATTGAGAAATTGATAAGTGATCCAGAGAACATTGCACTCTCGGTGCCGGGTAAAAAGAAACAGAAGCAAAAGCGTGTGAAAGCGGCGCCATTACCACCGAAGTCACAAATTTCTCAACCATGTCAATTTCAACATGTAACGAGCGTCACCAAGGACGATACAGATCGATATTATAGTATGCAAGCTTTTGCGCCGTCGGTCAAGcatcgttga
- the MESR3 gene encoding uncharacterized protein MESR3 isoform X1: protein MPSDGKCNVCIYLAHMQRRRLGSVGDSAPPSESSEGTNSSEHNELMINPDWSTHSHTSSVHTINKHAHNTASTTTNTTTTTNHNNTYFVGSDVDADTLSIDTTSNSNLSEYERGQVESFFGGLGTDIFVCSSLANLYEGTGKETDWRLVFTGIPVILHDRGSARSRTIQRVTLVLAERGSCFALWSDRIDNLSNYRVAGPSFHTMCLSTNHQQLIGFSFDSTDSARELNHHIEKLISDPENIALSVPGKKKQKQKRVKAAPLPPKSQISQPCQFQHVTSVTKDDTDRYYSMQAFAPSVKHR, encoded by the coding sequence CTCGCACACATGCAACGTCGACGCTTAGGTTCCGTTGGCGATTCGGCGCCGCCATCAGAATCCTCTGAGGGCACAAACTCTTCCGAACACAACGAACTAATGATAAACCCCGATTGGTCAACACATTCACATACATCATCGGTGCACACCATTAATAAACATGCACATAATACAGCGTCCACAACTACcaatacgacaacaacaacaaatcacaACAACACCTATTTTGTTGGCTCCGATGTAGATGCCGACACTTTGAGTATCGATACAACAAGCAATTCAAATCTATCAGAATATGAGCGTGGTCAGGTGGAGAGTTTCTTCGGTGGCTTGGGCACAGACATTTTTGTCTGTTCATCACTAGCTAATCTCTATGAAGGCACTGGCAAAGAAACCGATTGGCGTCTCGTCTTCACCGGTATACCAGTCATTTTACATGATCGTGGCAGTGCACGATCACGTACCATACAACGTGTAACATTGGTGCTAGCCGAGCGGGGCTCTTGTTTTGCTTTATGGTCAGATCGTATTGATAACTTATCAAATTATCGAGTCGCTGGTCCATCTTTTCATACGATGTGCCTATCAACGAATCATCAACAATTGATAGGTTTCAGTTTCGATTCAACCGATTCGGCACGTGAACTTAATCACCATATTGAGAAATTGATAAGTGATCCAGAGAACATTGCACTCTCGGTGCCGGGTAAAAAGAAACAGAAGCAAAAGCGTGTGAAAGCGGCGCCATTACCACCGAAGTCACAAATTTCTCAACCATGTCAATTTCAACATGTAACGAGCGTCACCAAGGACGATACAGATCGATATTATAGTATGCAAGCTTTTGCGCCGTCGGTCAAGcatcgttga